One window from the genome of Deinococcus sp. NW-56 encodes:
- a CDS encoding DUF4007 family protein gives MSDFAGSKLGFAGHETFPFRYGWLTKGLRGAQRHAMFFSQPSALVTLGVGKNMVQSIRHWGVATGVLEDMGRGETAITVLGEQLLGRWDPYLEDAGSLWWLHWQLVNRPEKAAAWHYAFFRWTRQEFTRGELTDALTELAERQQARSRRSTIDRDIDCLIRTYLPGKSSKKGLAEESFDCPLAELGLLRPLQDGDRYAFVIGHKRTLPVLIFGAALLEFLERTRGERQTVALHDALYGLGSPGQAFKLSENALVELIEAVQEQTGGAIELDDTAGLKQLYLRRSLDPAELLARHYEEQA, from the coding sequence GTGTCCGATTTCGCTGGCTCCAAGCTCGGCTTCGCCGGGCACGAGACGTTCCCCTTCCGCTACGGCTGGCTGACCAAAGGGCTGCGCGGCGCGCAGCGGCACGCCATGTTCTTTTCGCAGCCCTCGGCGCTCGTCACCCTGGGCGTCGGCAAGAACATGGTGCAGAGCATCCGGCACTGGGGCGTCGCGACGGGCGTGCTGGAGGACATGGGCCGGGGCGAGACGGCCATCACGGTGCTGGGCGAGCAGCTGCTGGGCCGCTGGGATCCCTACCTCGAAGACGCGGGCTCGCTGTGGTGGCTGCACTGGCAGCTCGTCAACCGTCCCGAAAAGGCCGCGGCGTGGCATTACGCTTTTTTTCGCTGGACCCGGCAGGAGTTCACGCGCGGCGAACTCACCGACGCCCTGACCGAACTCGCCGAGCGGCAGCAGGCGCGCAGCAGGCGCTCGACCATCGACCGCGACATCGATTGCCTGATCCGCACCTACCTGCCCGGCAAGAGCAGCAAAAAGGGCCTGGCCGAGGAATCTTTCGACTGTCCGCTGGCCGAGCTCGGCCTGCTGCGGCCACTGCAAGACGGGGACCGGTACGCCTTCGTGATCGGGCACAAGCGGACCCTTCCCGTGCTTATCTTCGGCGCGGCGCTGCTGGAGTTCCTGGAGCGCACGCGGGGCGAGCGCCAGACCGTCGCCCTGCACGACGCGCTTTACGGCCTGGGGAGCCCGGGGCAGGCGTTCAAGCTCTCGGAGAATGCGCTGGTCGAGCTGATCGAAGCCGTGCAGGAGCAGACCGGCGGCGCCATCGAGCTGGACGACACGGCAGGCCTTAAGCAGCTGTACCTGCGGCGGTCCCTGGACCCGGCCGAGCTGCTCGCCCGTCACTACGAGGAGCAGGCGTGA
- a CDS encoding phosphoadenosine phosphosulfate reductase family protein: MSLIRKSASTSSGCAVDSVWIMTQSQARPTRHILSLSGGKDSTALAIYMRDKVPEMEYIFCDTGEELPETYEYLDRLEAYLGKPIVRLNPDRPFSHYLDIYRGVLPDSRTRWCTRMLKIKPFEKYVGDQEAISYIAIRADEPHRKGYISTKPNLKAVYPFIEDGLIKRDVFKLLEESGLGIPEYYQWRSRSGCYFCFYQQRREWVGLLEKHPELYEKAKAFEKFDEATGQRFTWSAAESLEELQSPQRVEQIKLSQLRTKDSTSSALLDLLDEEDDTSCLVCHL; the protein is encoded by the coding sequence ATGAGTCTGATCCGCAAATCTGCCAGCACGAGCAGCGGCTGCGCAGTAGATTCGGTCTGGATCATGACTCAATCACAGGCCCGTCCCACGCGCCACATCCTGTCGCTGTCCGGCGGCAAGGACAGCACGGCGCTGGCGATCTACATGCGCGACAAGGTTCCGGAGATGGAGTACATCTTCTGCGACACCGGCGAGGAATTGCCAGAGACTTACGAGTACCTTGATCGACTTGAGGCATACCTAGGCAAGCCCATAGTTCGCCTTAATCCAGACAGACCCTTTTCGCATTACTTGGACATTTATCGAGGCGTTCTACCGGACAGCCGCACCCGATGGTGCACAAGAATGCTAAAAATCAAGCCTTTTGAGAAGTATGTCGGTGATCAAGAGGCCATTAGCTACATAGCTATTCGCGCTGACGAACCTCATCGTAAAGGCTATATATCTACCAAGCCTAACCTCAAAGCAGTCTATCCTTTTATCGAAGACGGACTTATCAAGCGAGACGTCTTCAAGCTCTTGGAAGAGAGCGGGCTTGGTATTCCCGAATATTATCAGTGGCGCTCCCGATCTGGCTGCTACTTCTGCTTTTATCAGCAGCGCAGAGAATGGGTGGGACTTCTTGAAAAGCACCCAGAGCTTTACGAGAAAGCCAAAGCCTTCGAAAAGTTCGATGAAGCGACAGGTCAGAGATTTACTTGGTCTGCAGCGGAGAGCTTAGAGGAGCTTCAAAGTCCACAAAGGGTGGAGCAAATCAAGCTCTCCCAATTACGCACAAAGGACTCTACGAGCAGCGCACTCCTTGATCTCCTTGACGAGGAAGACGACACGTCTTGTCTCGTGTGCCACCTGTAA